Proteins encoded by one window of Macaca mulatta isolate MMU2019108-1 chromosome 10, T2T-MMU8v2.0, whole genome shotgun sequence:
- the ZNF335 gene encoding zinc finger protein 335 isoform X11 has product MEENEVESSSDAAPGPGRPEEPSESGLDVGTSEAVSADSSDAAAAPGQAEADDSGVGQSSDHGSRSQEEVSESSSSADPLPNGYLPDSSSVSHGPVAGVTGGPPALVHSSALPDPNMLVSDCTASSSDLGSAIDKIIESTIGPDLIQSCITVTSAEDGGAETTRYLILQGPDDGAPMTSPMSSSTLAHSLAAIEALADGPTSTSTCLEPPEEAQGGPSSPVQLPPASGAEEPDLQSLEAMMEVVVVQQFKCKMCQYRSSTKATLLRHMRERHFRPAAATAASGKKGRLRKWSTSTKTQEEEGPEEEDDDDIVDAGAIDDLEEDSDYNPAEDEPRGRQLRFQRPTPSTPRPRRRPGRPRKLPRLESSDLPDGVEGEPLVSSQSGQSPPEPQDPEAPSSSGPGHLVAMGKASRTPVEAGVSQSDAENAAPSCPDEHDTPPRRRGRPSRRFLGKKYRKYYYKSPKPLLRPFLCRICGSRFLSHEDLRFHVNSHEAGDPQLFKCLQCSYRSRRWSSLKEHMFNHVGSKPYKCDECSYTSVYRKDVIRHAAVHSRDRKKRPDPTPKLSSFPCPVCGRVYPMQKRLTQHMKTHSTEKPHMCDKCGKSFKKRYTFKMHLLTHIQAVANRRFKCEFCEFLCEDKKALLNHQLSHVSDKPFKCSFCPYRTFREDFLLSHVAVKHTGAKPFACEYCHFSTRHKKNLRLHVRCRHASSFEEWGRRHPEEPPSRRRPFFSLQQIEELKQQHSVAPGPPPSSPGPPEIPPEATPFQSSEAPSLLCPDTLGGATIIYQQGAEESTAMATQTALDLLLNMSAQRELGGTALQMPPILPPGAVAGGRGEVGGHGSRITLAPGPFGGTGYSVITAPPMEEGTSAPGTPYSEEPSGEAAQTVVVSDTLKEAGTHYIMATDGTQLHHIELTADGSISFPSPDALASGAKWPLLQCGGLPRDGPEPPSPANTHRVGDPPSSASPPPATSKALGLAVPPSPPCAATAASKKFSCKICAEAFPGRAEMESHKRAHAGPGAFKCPDCPFSARQWPEVRAHMAQHSSLRPHQCSQCSFASKNKKDLRRHMLTHTKEKPFACHLCGQRFNRNGHLKFHIQRLHSPDGRKSGTPTARAATQTPTQTIILNSDDETLATLHTALQSSHGVLGPERLQQALGQEHIIVAQEQTVTNQEEATYIQEITTADGQTVQHLVTSDNQVQYIISQDGVQHLLPQEYVVVPEGHHIQVQEGQITHIQYEQGAPFLQESQIQYVPVSPGQQLVTQAQLEAAAHSAVTAVADAAMAQAQGLFGTEEAVPEHIQQLQHQGIEYDVITLADD; this is encoded by the exons ATGGAGGAGAACGAGGTGGAGAGCAGCAGCGACGCGGCCCCTGGGCCTGGCCGGCCCGAGGAGCCCTCTGAGAGCGGCCTGGATGTGGGCACCTCGGAAGCCGTGTCGGCCGACAGCAGCGACGCCGCGGCCGCCCCGGGGCAGGCAGAGGCCGATGACTCTGGCGTGGGGCAAAGCTCGGACCACGGCAGCCGCTCTCAG GAGGAGGTATCCGAGAGCAGCTCGAGCGCAGACCCCCTGCCTAATGGCTACCTCCCTGATTCGTCGTCTGTGTCCCATGGGCCAGTGGCAGGGGTGACAGGCGGTCCCCCAGCACTTGTGCACTCTAGTGCACTCCCAGACCCCAACATGCTGGTGTCCGACTGCACAGCTTCCTCCTCGGACCTGGGCTCAGCCATCGACAAGATCATCGAGTCCACCATCGGGCCCGACCTCATCCAGA GCTGCATCACTGTGACCAGTGCCGAGGATGGCGGGGCCGAGACCACGAGGTACCTGATCCTGCAGGGCCCAGATGATG GAGCCCCCATGACATCACCAATGTCCAGTTCCACCTTGGCCCACAGCCTGGCAGCCATTGAGGCCCTGGCAGATGGccccacatccacatccacatgcCTGGAGCCACCTGAGGAGGCACAGGGTGGGCCCAGCTCCCCGGTGCAGCTGCCTCCAGCCTCTGGTGCTGAAGAACCAGACCTGCAGAGCCTGGAGGCcatgatggaggtggtggtggtgcagCAGTTCAAGTGCAAGATGTGCCAGTACCGGAGCAGCACCAAGGCCACACTGCTGCGCCACATGCGGGAGCGCCACTTCCGTCCAG cagcagccacagcagcaTCTGGTAAAAAAGGACGTCTACGGAAGTGGAGCACCTCCACCAAGACCCAAGAGGAAGAGGGACCGGAGGAGGAGGACGATGACGACATTGTAGACGCTGGAGCCATTGATGACCTAGAGG AGGATAGCGACTATAATCCAGCTGAGGATGAGCCCCGAGGCCGGCAGCTTCGGTTCCAGCGCCCCACCCCTAGTACCCCAAGGCCCCGAAGGAGACCTGGCCGACCCCGGAAGCTGCCCCGCCTGGAGAGCTCAGACCTCCCAGATG GTGTGGAAGGAGAGCCTCTAGTGAGTTCCCAGAGTGGACAGAGCCCTCCAGAGCCACAGGATCCCGAGGCTCCCagctcctcaggcccaggacacCTGGTGGCTATGGGCAAGGCAAGCAGGACCCCTGTGGAAGCTGGTGTGAGCCAGTCAGATGCAGAGAACGCAGCTCCCTCCTGCCCGGATGAGCATGACACTCCACCCCGGCGCCGAGGTCGACCTTCCAGGCGCTTCCTAGGCAAGAAATACCGCAA GTACTATTACAAGTCGCCCAAACCGCTTTTGAGGCCCTTCCTGTGCCGCATCTGTGGTTCTCGCTTTCTGTCCCACGAGGACCTGCGCTTCCACGTCAACTCCCATGAGGCTGGCGATCCCCAGCTCTTCAAGTGCCTGCAGTGCAGCTATCGTTCCCGCCGCTGGTCCTCTCTCAAG GAGCACATGTTCAACCACGTGGGCAGCAAGCCCTACAAGTGTGACGAGTGCAGCTACACCAGTGTCTACCGGAAGGACGTCATTCGGCACGCCGCTGTGCACAGCCGAGACCG GAAGAAGAGGCCAGATCCG ACTCCAAAGCTGAGCTCTTTCCCCTGCCCTGTGTGTGGCCGTGTGTACCCCATGCAGAAAAGACTCACGCAGCACATGAAGACGCACAGCACTGAGAAGCCCCATATGTGTGACAAG TGTGGAAAGTCCTTTAAGAAGCGCTACACCTTCAAAATGCACCTGCTCACACATATCCAGGCTGTTGCCAACCGCAG gttcaagtgtgAGTTCTGTGAGTTCCTTTGTGAAGACAAGAAGGCACTGCTGAACCACCAGTTGTCCCACGTCAGTGACAAGCCCTTCAAATGCAGCTTTTGTCCCTACCGCACCTTCCGAGAGGACTTCCTGCTGTCCCATGTGGCTGTTAAGCACACAG GGGCCAAGCCCTTCGCCTGTGAGTACTGCCACTTCAGCACACGGCACAAGAAGAACCTACGCCTGCACGTACGGTGCCGACATGCAAGCAGCTTCGAGGAATGGGGGAGGCGCCACCCTGAGGAGCCCCCCTCCCGCCGTCGCCCCTTCTTCTCTCTGCAGCAGATTGAGGAGCTGAAGCAGCAGCACAGTGTGGCCCCTGGACCACCTCCCAGCTccccaggacctcctgag ATACCCCCAGAGGCGACACCTTTCCAGTCATCTGAGGCTCCCTCACTGCTCTGTCCTGACACCCTGGGCGGCGCCACCATCATCTACCAGCAAG GAGCCGAGGAGTCGACAGCGATGGCCACGCAGACAGCCTTGGATCTTCTGCTGAACATGAGTGCCCAGCGGGAACTGGGGGGCACAGCCCTGCAG ATGCCTCCCATCCTGCCCCCTGGTGCTGTTGCAGGTGGCCGTGGTGAAGTCGGAGGACATGGAAGCAGG ATCACCCTGGCACCTGGTCCATTTGGTGGGACTGGCTACAGTGTCATCACGGCACCCCCTATGGAGGAGGGGACATCAGCTCCTGGCACACCTTACAG CGAGGAACCCTCAGGAGAGGCAGCCCAGACTGTGGTTGTGAGTGACACCCTAAAAGAAGCTGGCACCCACTACATCATGGCTACTGATGGTACCCAGTTGCACCACATTGAG CTCACCGCAGATGGCTCCATCTCCTTCCCAAGTCCAGATGCTCTGGCCTCTGGTGCCAAATGGCCCCTGCTGCAGTGTGGGGGGCTGCCTAGAGATGGCCCTGAGCCTCCATCTCCAGCCAACACCCACCGTGTAGGGGACCCCCCGAGCTCtgcctccccacctcctgcaACCAGCAAAGCCCTGGGCCTGGCAGTGCCCCCCTCACCGCCGTGTGCAGCCACTGCAGCATCAAAGAAGTTTTCCTGCAAGATCTGTGCCGAGGCCTTCCCTGGCCGAGCTGAGATGGAGAGTCACAAGCGGGCCCATGCTGGGCCTGGTGCCTTCAAGTGCCCCGACTGCCCCTTCAGTGCCCGCCAGTGGCCCGAGGTCCGG GCGCACATGGCGCAGCACTCAAGCCTGCGGCCCCACCAGTGTAGCCAGTGCAGTTTCGCCTCCAAGAATAAGAAGGACCTGCGGCGGCACATGCTGACTCACACCAAGGAGAAGCCTTTTGCGTGCCACCTCTGCGGGCAGCG TTTCAACCGTAACGGGCACCTCAAGTTCCATATCCAGCGGCTGCACAGTCCTGATGGGAGGAAGTCAGGAACTCCTACAGCCCGGGCTGCTACCCAGACCCCAACCCAGACCATCATCCTGAACAGTGATGACGAAACACTGGCCACCCTGCACA CTGCACTCCAGTCCAGTCACGGGGTCCTGGGCCCAGAGCGGCTACAGCAGGCACTGGGCCAGGAACATATCATCGTTGCCCAGGAGCAGACAGTGACCAATCAG GAGGAAGCCACCTACATCCAAGAGATCACCACAGCAGATGGCCAGACCGTACAGCACCTGGTGACCTCCGACAACCAG GTGCAGTATATCATCTCCCAGGATGGTGTCCAGCACCTGCTCCCCCAGGAATATGTTGTGGTCCCCGAGGGCCATCACATCCAG GTACAGGAGGGCCAGATCACACACATCCAGTATGAACAAGGAGCCCCATTCCTTCAGGAGTCCCAG ATCCAGTATGTGCCTGTGTCCCCAGGCCAGCAGCTTGTCACACAGGCTCAACTTGAGGCTGCAGCACACTCGGCTGTCACAG CAGTGGCTGATGCTGCCATGGCCCAAGCCCAAGGCCTGTTTGGCACAGAGGAGGCAGTGCCTGAACACATTCAACAGCTGCAGCACCAGGGCATCGAGTACGACGTCATCACCCTGGCCGATGACTGA
- the ZNF335 gene encoding zinc finger protein 335 isoform X7 — translation MEENEVESSSDAAPGPGRPEEPSESGLDVGTSEAVSADSSDAAAAPGQAEADDSGVGQSSDHGSRSQEEVSESSSSADPLPNGYLPDSSSVSHGPVAGVTGGPPALVHSSALPDPNMLVSDCTASSSDLGSAIDKIIESTIGPDLIQSCITVTSAEDGGAETTRYLILQGPDDGAPMTSPMSSSTLAHSLAAIEALADGPTSTSTCLEPPEEAQGGPSSPVQLPPASGAEEPDLQSLEAMMEVVVVQQFKCKMCQYRSSTKATLLRHMRERHFRPAAATAASGKKGRLRKWSTSTKTQEEEGPEEEDDDDIVDAGAIDDLEEDSDYNPAEDEPRGRQLRFQRPTPSTPRPRRRPGRPRKLPRLESSDLPDGVEGEPLVSSQSGQSPPEPQDPEAPSSSGPGHLVAMGKASRTPVEAGVSQSDAENAAPSCPDEHDTPPRRRGRPSRRFLGKKYRKYYYKSPKPLLRPFLCRICGSRFLSHEDLRFHVNSHEAGDPQLFKCLQCSYRSRRWSSLKEHMFNHVGSKPYKCDECSYTSVYRKDVIRHAAVHSRDRKKRPDPTPKLSSFPCPVCGRVYPMQKRLTQHMKTHSTEKPHMCDKCGKSFKKRYTFKMHLLTHIQAVANRRFKCEFCEFLCEDKKALLNHQLSHVSDKPFKCSFCPYRTFREDFLLSHVAVKHTGAKPFACEYCHFSTRHKKNLRLHVRCRHASSFEEWGRRHPEEPPSRRRPFFSLQQIEELKQQHSVAPGPPPSSPGPPEIPPEATPFQSSEAPSLLCPDTLGGATIIYQQGAEESTAMATQTALDLLLNMSAQRELGGTALQVAVVKSEDMEAGLASPGGQPSPEGATPQVVTLHVAEPGGGAAAESQLGPPDLPQITLAPGPFGGTGYSVITAPPMEEGTSAPGTPYSEEPSGEAAQTVVVSDTLKEAGTHYIMATDGTQLHHIELTADGSISFPSPDALASGAKWPLLQCGGLPRDGPEPPSPANTHRVGDPPSSASPPPATSKALGLAVPPSPPCAATAASKKFSCKICAEAFPGRAEMESHKRAHAGPGAFKCPDCPFSARQWPEVRAHMAQHSSLRPHQCSQCSFASKNKKDLRRHMLTHTKEKPFACHLCGQRFNRNGHLKFHIQRLHSPDGRKSGTPTARAATQTPTQTIILNSDDETLATLHTALQSSHGVLGPERLQQALGQEHIIVAQEQTVTNQEEATYIQEITTADGQTVQHLVTSDNQVQYIISQDGVQHLLPQEYVVVPEGHHIQVQEGQITHIQYEQGAPFLQESQIQYVPVSPGQQLVTQAQLEAAAHSAVTVADAAMAQAQGLFGTEEAVPEHIQQLQHQGIEYDVITLADD, via the exons ATGGAGGAGAACGAGGTGGAGAGCAGCAGCGACGCGGCCCCTGGGCCTGGCCGGCCCGAGGAGCCCTCTGAGAGCGGCCTGGATGTGGGCACCTCGGAAGCCGTGTCGGCCGACAGCAGCGACGCCGCGGCCGCCCCGGGGCAGGCAGAGGCCGATGACTCTGGCGTGGGGCAAAGCTCGGACCACGGCAGCCGCTCTCAG GAGGAGGTATCCGAGAGCAGCTCGAGCGCAGACCCCCTGCCTAATGGCTACCTCCCTGATTCGTCGTCTGTGTCCCATGGGCCAGTGGCAGGGGTGACAGGCGGTCCCCCAGCACTTGTGCACTCTAGTGCACTCCCAGACCCCAACATGCTGGTGTCCGACTGCACAGCTTCCTCCTCGGACCTGGGCTCAGCCATCGACAAGATCATCGAGTCCACCATCGGGCCCGACCTCATCCAGA GCTGCATCACTGTGACCAGTGCCGAGGATGGCGGGGCCGAGACCACGAGGTACCTGATCCTGCAGGGCCCAGATGATG GAGCCCCCATGACATCACCAATGTCCAGTTCCACCTTGGCCCACAGCCTGGCAGCCATTGAGGCCCTGGCAGATGGccccacatccacatccacatgcCTGGAGCCACCTGAGGAGGCACAGGGTGGGCCCAGCTCCCCGGTGCAGCTGCCTCCAGCCTCTGGTGCTGAAGAACCAGACCTGCAGAGCCTGGAGGCcatgatggaggtggtggtggtgcagCAGTTCAAGTGCAAGATGTGCCAGTACCGGAGCAGCACCAAGGCCACACTGCTGCGCCACATGCGGGAGCGCCACTTCCGTCCAG cagcagccacagcagcaTCTGGTAAAAAAGGACGTCTACGGAAGTGGAGCACCTCCACCAAGACCCAAGAGGAAGAGGGACCGGAGGAGGAGGACGATGACGACATTGTAGACGCTGGAGCCATTGATGACCTAGAGG AGGATAGCGACTATAATCCAGCTGAGGATGAGCCCCGAGGCCGGCAGCTTCGGTTCCAGCGCCCCACCCCTAGTACCCCAAGGCCCCGAAGGAGACCTGGCCGACCCCGGAAGCTGCCCCGCCTGGAGAGCTCAGACCTCCCAGATG GTGTGGAAGGAGAGCCTCTAGTGAGTTCCCAGAGTGGACAGAGCCCTCCAGAGCCACAGGATCCCGAGGCTCCCagctcctcaggcccaggacacCTGGTGGCTATGGGCAAGGCAAGCAGGACCCCTGTGGAAGCTGGTGTGAGCCAGTCAGATGCAGAGAACGCAGCTCCCTCCTGCCCGGATGAGCATGACACTCCACCCCGGCGCCGAGGTCGACCTTCCAGGCGCTTCCTAGGCAAGAAATACCGCAA GTACTATTACAAGTCGCCCAAACCGCTTTTGAGGCCCTTCCTGTGCCGCATCTGTGGTTCTCGCTTTCTGTCCCACGAGGACCTGCGCTTCCACGTCAACTCCCATGAGGCTGGCGATCCCCAGCTCTTCAAGTGCCTGCAGTGCAGCTATCGTTCCCGCCGCTGGTCCTCTCTCAAG GAGCACATGTTCAACCACGTGGGCAGCAAGCCCTACAAGTGTGACGAGTGCAGCTACACCAGTGTCTACCGGAAGGACGTCATTCGGCACGCCGCTGTGCACAGCCGAGACCG GAAGAAGAGGCCAGATCCG ACTCCAAAGCTGAGCTCTTTCCCCTGCCCTGTGTGTGGCCGTGTGTACCCCATGCAGAAAAGACTCACGCAGCACATGAAGACGCACAGCACTGAGAAGCCCCATATGTGTGACAAG TGTGGAAAGTCCTTTAAGAAGCGCTACACCTTCAAAATGCACCTGCTCACACATATCCAGGCTGTTGCCAACCGCAG gttcaagtgtgAGTTCTGTGAGTTCCTTTGTGAAGACAAGAAGGCACTGCTGAACCACCAGTTGTCCCACGTCAGTGACAAGCCCTTCAAATGCAGCTTTTGTCCCTACCGCACCTTCCGAGAGGACTTCCTGCTGTCCCATGTGGCTGTTAAGCACACAG GGGCCAAGCCCTTCGCCTGTGAGTACTGCCACTTCAGCACACGGCACAAGAAGAACCTACGCCTGCACGTACGGTGCCGACATGCAAGCAGCTTCGAGGAATGGGGGAGGCGCCACCCTGAGGAGCCCCCCTCCCGCCGTCGCCCCTTCTTCTCTCTGCAGCAGATTGAGGAGCTGAAGCAGCAGCACAGTGTGGCCCCTGGACCACCTCCCAGCTccccaggacctcctgag ATACCCCCAGAGGCGACACCTTTCCAGTCATCTGAGGCTCCCTCACTGCTCTGTCCTGACACCCTGGGCGGCGCCACCATCATCTACCAGCAAG GAGCCGAGGAGTCGACAGCGATGGCCACGCAGACAGCCTTGGATCTTCTGCTGAACATGAGTGCCCAGCGGGAACTGGGGGGCACAGCCCTGCAG GTGGCCGTGGTGAAGTCGGAGGACATGGAAGCAGGGTTAGCATCCCCTGGTGGGCAGCCCTCCCCTGAAGGTGCCACTCCACAGGTGGTCACCCTCCATGTGGCAGAGCCGGGGGGCGGTGCGGCAGCCGAGAGCCAGCTAGGCCCTCCTGACCTACCACAGATCACCCTGGCACCTGGTCCATTTGGTGGGACTGGCTACAGTGTCATCACGGCACCCCCTATGGAGGAGGGGACATCAGCTCCTGGCACACCTTACAG CGAGGAACCCTCAGGAGAGGCAGCCCAGACTGTGGTTGTGAGTGACACCCTAAAAGAAGCTGGCACCCACTACATCATGGCTACTGATGGTACCCAGTTGCACCACATTGAG CTCACCGCAGATGGCTCCATCTCCTTCCCAAGTCCAGATGCTCTGGCCTCTGGTGCCAAATGGCCCCTGCTGCAGTGTGGGGGGCTGCCTAGAGATGGCCCTGAGCCTCCATCTCCAGCCAACACCCACCGTGTAGGGGACCCCCCGAGCTCtgcctccccacctcctgcaACCAGCAAAGCCCTGGGCCTGGCAGTGCCCCCCTCACCGCCGTGTGCAGCCACTGCAGCATCAAAGAAGTTTTCCTGCAAGATCTGTGCCGAGGCCTTCCCTGGCCGAGCTGAGATGGAGAGTCACAAGCGGGCCCATGCTGGGCCTGGTGCCTTCAAGTGCCCCGACTGCCCCTTCAGTGCCCGCCAGTGGCCCGAGGTCCGG GCGCACATGGCGCAGCACTCAAGCCTGCGGCCCCACCAGTGTAGCCAGTGCAGTTTCGCCTCCAAGAATAAGAAGGACCTGCGGCGGCACATGCTGACTCACACCAAGGAGAAGCCTTTTGCGTGCCACCTCTGCGGGCAGCG TTTCAACCGTAACGGGCACCTCAAGTTCCATATCCAGCGGCTGCACAGTCCTGATGGGAGGAAGTCAGGAACTCCTACAGCCCGGGCTGCTACCCAGACCCCAACCCAGACCATCATCCTGAACAGTGATGACGAAACACTGGCCACCCTGCACA CTGCACTCCAGTCCAGTCACGGGGTCCTGGGCCCAGAGCGGCTACAGCAGGCACTGGGCCAGGAACATATCATCGTTGCCCAGGAGCAGACAGTGACCAATCAG GAGGAAGCCACCTACATCCAAGAGATCACCACAGCAGATGGCCAGACCGTACAGCACCTGGTGACCTCCGACAACCAG GTGCAGTATATCATCTCCCAGGATGGTGTCCAGCACCTGCTCCCCCAGGAATATGTTGTGGTCCCCGAGGGCCATCACATCCAG GTACAGGAGGGCCAGATCACACACATCCAGTATGAACAAGGAGCCCCATTCCTTCAGGAGTCCCAG ATCCAGTATGTGCCTGTGTCCCCAGGCCAGCAGCTTGTCACACAGGCTCAACTTGAGGCTGCAGCACACTCGGCTGTCACAG TGGCTGATGCTGCCATGGCCCAAGCCCAAGGCCTGTTTGGCACAGAGGAGGCAGTGCCTGAACACATTCAACAGCTGCAGCACCAGGGCATCGAGTACGACGTCATCACCCTGGCCGATGACTGA